Proteins encoded by one window of Carassius carassius chromosome 30, fCarCar2.1, whole genome shotgun sequence:
- the fuom gene encoding fucose mutarotase, whose product MVILKGIPSILTPELLYVLAQMGHGDELVLADANFPSSSICKCGPVEIRADGVGIPELLKAILRLFPLDTYDDSAAVMDLVQSDKLKGLKVPVWNQYSDLLKQAGSDGNFQFVERFAFYERAKKAFAVVATGETALYGNLIIKKGVIPPAELC is encoded by the exons ATGGTCATACTAAAAGGAATCCCGTCCATACTTACGCCTGAATTATTGTATGTTTTGGCGCAAATGGGCCATGGAGATGAACTTG ttcttgCAGACGCAAATTTTCCTTCCTCATCTATTTGTAAATGTGGTCCAGTGGAGATCAGAGCAGATG GTGTAGGTATACCAGAACTTCTGAAGGCAATACTGAGGCTTTTTCCTCTTGATACCTATGATGATTCG gCAGCTGTCATGGACCTTGTGCAGAGTGACAAATTAAAGGGCCTGAAAGTGCCGGTATGGAACCAGTACTCTGACCTCCTGAAACAAGCAGGATCAGAT ggtAACTTCCAGTTTGTTGAGCGTTTTGCATTTTATGAGCGTGCCAAGAAGGCATTTGCTGTAGTGGCAACTGG GGAGACTGCACTGTATGGAAATCTCATAATCAAGAAAGGTGTCATTCCGCCTGCTGAACTGTGCTGA
- the LOC132111158 gene encoding enoyl-CoA hydratase, mitochondrial-like, producing the protein MALLCRSTGLLLKHSKLLPSAFAATRQCSSGGQYQYILVDKKGEKKNVGFIQLNRPKALNALCDGLMMEVGKALDAFEADSEVGAIVVTGSEKAFAAGADIKEMQNRTFQECYGGNFLAHWNRVSTVKKPVIAAVNGFALGGGCEFAMMCDIIYAGEKAQFGQPEILLGTIPGAGGTQRLTRAVGKSLAMEMVLTGDRISAQEAKQSGLVSKVFPVDQLVSEAIRCGEKIAGNSKLVSAMAKEALNAAFELTLAEGNRLEKRLFHATFATEDRKEGMTAFVEKRKAAFQDN; encoded by the exons atgGCGCTGCTCTGCAGATCCACAGGGTTACTGCTCAAACACAGTAAACTGCTACCTTCTGCATTCGCGGCAACAAGGCAATGCAGTTCAG GAGGCCAGTATCAGTACATACTAGTTGACAAAAAGGGTGAAAAGAAGAATGTTGGTTTCATCCAACTGAACAGACCAAAGGCCCTGAATGCTCTTTGTGACGGACTTATGATGGAGGTGGGCAAAGCCCTTGATGCATTTGAAGCTGATAGCGAAGTGGGAGCAATTGTCGTCACAGGAAGTGAAAAAGCCTTTGCAG CTGGAGCTGATATTAAAGAGATGCAGAATCGAACCTTTCAAGAGTGCTATGGTGGAAACTTCTTGGCACATTGGAATAGGGTATCAACGGTCAAAAAGCCTGTTATTGCTGCAGTCAATGGGTTTGCG CTTGGTGGAGGATGTGAGTTTGCCATGATGTGTGACATAATCTATGCTGGGGAGAAAGCACAGTTTGGACAGCCAGAAATCCTGCTTGGGACCATTCCTG GTGCTGGTGGCACTCAGAGGCTTACAAGAGCAGTGGGGAAATCCCTTGCAATGGAGATGGTTCTCACAGGAGACAGAATCTCAGCGCAGGAGGCAAAACAGTCTG GTCTGGTAAGTAAAGTGTTTCCTGTGGATCAGCTGGTTTCAGAAGCGATCAGATGTGGAGAGAAAATAGCTGGCAATTCCAAACTTGTCTCTGCGATGGCAAAAGAAGCTCTTAACGCAG CAtttgaactgactttagctgagGGCAATCGACTTGAGAAAAGATTGTTCCATGCAACCTTTGCAACG GAGGACAGAAAGGAGGGCATGACTGCTTTCGTTGAGAAGCGAAAGGCTGCTTTCCAGGACAATTAA
- the LOC132110704 gene encoding galectin-related protein B-like, with translation MAVASMEKDAINTEDDLHFNNSFGDSGLISPDKEDISRILTVPFSGRIRGGMRPGKKIIIMGIIDPEPDSFDISLTCGHSDEKYDEELTDVALKLSARFTERQFLRNARLSGKWSEEEAPIAYFPFIPDQPFRIEIHCEHQRFRIFVDGHQLFDFYHKVKSLSAINMIRIVGSLQITKLG, from the exons ATGGCGGTGGCGAGCATGGAAAAGGACGCGATA AACACCGAAGATGATCTTCACTTTAATAATTCGTTTGGAGATTCTGGGCTTATCTCCCCTGATAAAGAAGACATCTCTCGTATTCTG ACAGTTCCTTTCAGTGGACGGATCAGAGGTGGGATGAGGCCTGGAAAGAAAATCATTATAATGGGCATCATTGATCCAGAGCCAGACAG CTTTGACATCAGTTTGACATGTGGCCACAGTGATGAGAAATACGATGAAGAGCTCACTGATGTGGCCCTTAAACTCAGTGCACGATTCACCGAAAGACAGTTCCTGAGGAATGCACGGCTTTCTGGGAAGTGGAGTGAGGAAGAGGCACCCATAGCTTACTTCCCCTTCATCCCGGACCAGCCTTTTAGG ATTGAGATCCATTGTGAGCACCAGCGTTTTAGGATCTTTGTGGATGGACACCAGCTGTTTGACTTTTATCACAAAGTAAAGTCTTTGTCAGCCATTAATATGATCCGGATAGTTGGGAGTCTTCAGATCACCAAGCTGGGCTAA